From a single Fulvivirga ulvae genomic region:
- a CDS encoding sodium:solute symporter family protein produces MSLSTLDYILLGSFFSITLLIGILVARKSGKSSSDYFLSGKTMPWWLLGLSMVATTFSTDTPNLVTDIVRNNGVSGNWVWWAFLLTGLLTVFIYARLWRKSNVTTDIEFYELRYGGKPARFLRGFRSVYMGVIFNILAMSAVTLAAIKIGQIMLDLSPLQTVGIAGLVTVIFSAAGGFKGVVYTDFLLFFVAMAGSIGAAYYCVNLPEVGGISPLLNHENVAGKLNILPDLSDTNALITLLVIPLAVQWWSAWYPGAEPGGGGYIAQRMLAAKNENHAVGATFFFNILHYALRPWPWILVALASLILYPDIASIQQAFPNIAPDKLGHDLAYPAMLTKLPNGLLGLVLTSLIAAYMSTISTHLNWGSSYIVNDFYLQFIDKNASQKRLVAVGRVSTILLMVVSAALALVLNNALQLFNIILMFGAGTGLIFILRWFWWRINAWSEIVAMFSSGLISILINFTSLGTQLFGGTSASGAPIYGLMPDWAAYPVVVLFTTAAWLATTLATRPETDQTLFSFYKKVQPGGPGWKKIISHAETSGHRITSSDQSWSVPSGIIAMLLGCLIVYGALFATGYWIYGMYTKAIILSSVVVFGAYLLWRVWNRIKKRVF; encoded by the coding sequence ATATCACTTTCCACACTTGATTATATATTATTAGGCAGTTTTTTCAGCATCACCCTGCTCATAGGCATACTGGTAGCGAGAAAATCCGGCAAAAGCTCATCAGACTATTTTCTTTCAGGGAAAACGATGCCGTGGTGGCTTTTAGGCCTGTCTATGGTCGCCACCACCTTTTCTACCGACACACCTAATCTTGTTACTGACATTGTGAGAAATAATGGCGTATCCGGCAATTGGGTCTGGTGGGCTTTTCTACTTACGGGACTGCTTACAGTCTTTATTTATGCCAGATTGTGGAGAAAATCGAATGTAACCACTGACATTGAGTTTTACGAATTGCGCTACGGCGGCAAACCTGCCCGGTTTCTGCGCGGCTTCAGGTCTGTTTACATGGGGGTGATCTTCAATATTTTAGCTATGTCGGCAGTTACGCTGGCTGCCATTAAAATTGGCCAGATCATGCTGGATCTGAGCCCTTTACAAACGGTGGGTATTGCAGGGCTCGTGACCGTTATTTTCAGTGCCGCAGGTGGTTTTAAAGGCGTTGTATATACAGATTTTTTGTTATTCTTTGTCGCGATGGCAGGGAGCATTGGTGCTGCTTACTACTGTGTAAATTTACCGGAGGTAGGTGGCATCAGCCCCTTGCTTAATCATGAAAATGTAGCCGGCAAACTCAATATACTACCTGACCTGAGTGATACAAATGCTTTAATAACACTACTGGTCATCCCTCTTGCCGTGCAATGGTGGAGTGCCTGGTATCCGGGAGCTGAGCCGGGAGGTGGCGGCTATATTGCACAACGGATGCTGGCCGCAAAAAATGAGAATCATGCGGTGGGCGCAACCTTTTTCTTCAACATATTACATTATGCCCTGCGTCCATGGCCCTGGATACTGGTTGCCCTGGCCTCTCTGATCCTTTATCCGGATATCGCCAGTATACAACAGGCTTTCCCCAACATCGCTCCCGACAAACTGGGCCATGACCTGGCCTACCCCGCCATGCTGACCAAGCTTCCCAATGGCCTGCTGGGACTTGTACTTACCTCATTAATAGCCGCATACATGTCTACCATCTCCACCCACCTCAATTGGGGCTCCTCTTATATTGTCAATGACTTCTACCTGCAATTCATTGATAAGAACGCCTCCCAGAAAAGACTGGTAGCCGTTGGCAGGGTTTCAACTATATTACTGATGGTGGTAAGTGCAGCATTAGCACTGGTTTTAAACAATGCATTGCAGCTCTTCAACATTATACTGATGTTTGGGGCCGGCACTGGCCTGATCTTTATTCTTCGCTGGTTTTGGTGGAGAATTAATGCCTGGAGTGAGATCGTAGCCATGTTTTCATCAGGCCTTATTTCAATCTTAATTAATTTCACTTCGCTTGGAACACAGCTATTCGGCGGCACATCAGCCTCCGGAGCGCCAATATATGGCCTTATGCCTGACTGGGCTGCTTATCCGGTAGTGGTATTGTTCACAACGGCCGCATGGCTGGCCACCACACTGGCAACCCGACCGGAAACTGATCAGACCTTGTTCAGCTTCTACAAAAAGGTACAGCCGGGAGGTCCGGGATGGAAAAAGATTATCTCCCACGCGGAGACATCAGGGCACCGCATTACCTCTTCTGATCAATCATGGAGTGTCCCGTCGGGTATTATTGCCATGCTTTTGGGCTGCCTGATCGTTTATGGCGCGCTGTTCGCCACCGGGTATTGGATCTATGGGATGTATACCAAGGCCATAATACTTAGCAGTGTGGTCGTTTTTGGCGCGTATCTGCTTTGGAGGGTTTGGAATAGGATTAAGAAGCGGGTGTTTTAG
- a CDS encoding SIS domain-containing protein: protein MSIDTVNNKKTDINTGNEIFNQPRVWRKVFGFIQGKRQEIRDFLLPVLSNPDLRIVLSGAGSSAFLGEAAKSIVAKSTGRTTIAVPTTDIVTHPDVLFANGAPVLLVSFARSGNSPESLEAVTLADEYYKNVYHLIITCNKDGRLAGYSNGKTLSLVLPEETNDKSLAMTGSFTSMLLTILLIADMENLDKMKLILDKMVEQAKYIFEYKSILEGIISDDFERAVFLGSGEMLGIARECSLKLQELTDGQVICKHDSFLAFRHGPRAVVNHKTLMVYLFSGSDHVLKYEKDLAANIAEDPRQIRSISVGGLSDPEIPNSVWISLNTDQEDQFQIIPVTLVGQLLGYYKSLNLGLDPDNPSVTGAISRVVKGVNIYKKGK from the coding sequence ATGTCCATAGACACGGTTAATAATAAAAAGACAGATATCAACACGGGAAACGAAATTTTCAACCAGCCTCGTGTATGGAGAAAAGTTTTTGGTTTCATTCAGGGCAAAAGACAAGAGATAAGAGATTTCCTTTTGCCGGTATTGTCAAATCCTGATCTCCGGATTGTACTTTCAGGAGCGGGTTCTTCGGCTTTTTTAGGAGAAGCCGCAAAAAGTATAGTGGCGAAAAGTACGGGGAGGACCACCATAGCAGTTCCAACTACTGATATTGTAACGCATCCTGACGTATTGTTTGCTAATGGTGCCCCGGTGTTACTGGTTTCATTTGCCCGCTCAGGCAATAGTCCTGAGAGTCTGGAAGCCGTTACCCTGGCTGATGAATATTATAAAAATGTCTACCATCTTATCATTACCTGCAATAAAGATGGCCGGTTGGCAGGGTACTCCAATGGCAAGACCCTGAGCCTTGTGCTTCCGGAAGAAACCAATGATAAAAGCCTCGCCATGACGGGCAGCTTTACATCAATGCTGTTAACGATCCTGCTTATTGCAGATATGGAGAACCTTGATAAAATGAAGCTCATACTGGATAAAATGGTTGAGCAGGCAAAATATATTTTTGAATATAAGAGCATTCTTGAAGGCATCATCTCAGATGACTTCGAGCGTGCAGTATTTCTGGGCTCGGGCGAAATGCTGGGGATAGCCAGAGAGTGTAGCCTTAAGCTACAGGAGCTCACCGACGGTCAGGTTATATGCAAACACGACTCTTTCCTGGCTTTCAGGCACGGGCCAAGGGCTGTGGTCAATCATAAAACACTCATGGTATACCTCTTTTCGGGCAGCGACCATGTTTTAAAATACGAAAAGGACCTTGCAGCAAACATTGCGGAAGATCCGAGGCAAATCAGGTCAATTTCCGTGGGCGGTTTGTCAGATCCTGAAATTCCAAATTCAGTATGGATATCGCTCAATACAGATCAGGAAGATCAGTTTCAGATAATTCCCGTTACGCTGGTTGGTCAGCTACTGGGGTATTACAAATCACTTAACCTCGGCCTTGATCCTGATAATCCATCCGTTACCGGAGCGATAAGCAGGGTAGTGAAAGGAGTTAACATTTACAAAAAAGGAAAATAA
- a CDS encoding 1-phosphofructokinase family hexose kinase produces the protein MILSICPNPSIDTYAWLEQLEPGQVNRIGKLLEYPGGKGTHVAMALKELGADTNLLGIWAGYSGSWIRQKCEETGIACGGVTVSGTSRKCYTFRSQNDRFDNTELLEPGPELSQSSYARFRDVCYHQFPQSDLICISGSWPQGAPANACAGIIELAEGAGKKIIVDCSGAQLTHIIKQRFFGVHLNETEALALGADNIEEALAMLSRNIELVAITKGADGLWLSYNDQVVHANVDIEHVISTVGSGDCLTAGMAYAVHKGFELEDIARYAVACGAANCLFEGIGQLKIDDVESLLPNVKVKVMAYGS, from the coding sequence ATGATATTGAGTATTTGCCCGAATCCTTCTATTGATACCTACGCCTGGCTGGAGCAACTGGAACCCGGACAGGTAAACCGTATCGGTAAATTGCTGGAGTACCCCGGAGGCAAAGGAACTCACGTGGCCATGGCACTAAAGGAGCTTGGAGCAGATACCAATTTGCTGGGGATCTGGGCTGGTTATAGCGGGAGCTGGATCAGGCAGAAGTGCGAAGAGACCGGAATAGCCTGTGGAGGGGTTACCGTGTCAGGTACCAGCCGCAAGTGCTATACTTTCAGGAGCCAGAACGACCGGTTTGACAACACGGAGCTTCTTGAACCCGGACCGGAACTCTCACAAAGCAGCTATGCCCGTTTCAGGGATGTTTGCTATCACCAATTTCCTCAGAGTGACCTCATTTGTATTTCAGGCTCATGGCCTCAGGGAGCACCTGCCAATGCCTGTGCCGGGATCATCGAGCTGGCGGAAGGTGCCGGGAAGAAAATTATAGTGGATTGCTCCGGCGCTCAGCTTACCCATATTATAAAGCAGCGGTTTTTCGGGGTACACCTGAACGAGACCGAAGCCCTTGCCCTGGGTGCGGATAATATTGAGGAAGCTCTGGCTATGCTTAGTCGTAATATAGAGCTGGTAGCCATTACCAAGGGAGCTGATGGACTATGGCTGAGCTACAATGATCAGGTAGTCCATGCGAATGTTGATATTGAGCATGTGATCAGTACCGTGGGAAGTGGCGATTGCCTCACGGCGGGTATGGCCTACGCAGTGCACAAAGGCTTTGAATTGGAAGATATTGCGCGTTATGCAGTAGCCTGCGGCGCGGCCAACTGCCTATTTGAGGGCATCGGCCAGTTGAAAATAGATGATGTGGAATCTCTGTTACCAAACGTGAAAGTAAAAGTAATGGCTTATGGCAGCTAA
- a CDS encoding carbohydrate kinase family protein yields the protein MAAKDILVVGELNVDLIMSGMPSVPEIGKEILAHDMTLTLGSSSAIMASNIAALGAGTSFCGKLGSDYFGDYILGELQGRGVDTTWITRSPDHKTGATVVMNYDQDRANVTFCGAMEALGLEDIPWDNLHEFRHLHLSNFFIQKKLRNDIVELFKKAKSCGVTTSLDLQWDPAGTWEFDHQACLPYVDIFLPNEAELLALTGSHNAEEALRQIMPYANTIALKLGEKGSIGISGDQRTEVPAFKTAQFVDAIGAGDSFNAGFIHQYLKGATMADCLKHGNLAGALNTTAAGGTRAFTDRATLEERMQAILKNGSK from the coding sequence ATGGCAGCTAAGGATATTCTTGTAGTCGGAGAGTTGAATGTTGACCTCATTATGAGCGGTATGCCTTCCGTTCCTGAAATCGGAAAGGAGATACTGGCCCATGATATGACGCTGACCCTGGGTAGTTCATCGGCTATCATGGCTTCTAATATAGCCGCATTAGGTGCTGGTACGAGCTTCTGTGGCAAATTGGGGAGTGATTATTTTGGTGATTACATCCTTGGGGAGTTGCAGGGCAGGGGAGTGGATACCACCTGGATCACCAGGTCGCCCGATCATAAAACAGGGGCTACCGTAGTGATGAACTACGATCAGGACAGGGCCAATGTTACCTTTTGCGGTGCTATGGAGGCCTTGGGTCTGGAAGATATTCCGTGGGATAATTTACATGAATTCAGACACCTGCACCTTTCCAATTTCTTTATTCAGAAGAAGCTCAGAAATGATATCGTTGAGCTTTTCAAAAAAGCCAAATCATGTGGAGTAACTACCTCTCTCGATCTGCAGTGGGATCCGGCCGGTACATGGGAATTTGATCATCAGGCCTGTCTGCCTTATGTGGATATTTTTCTTCCTAATGAGGCGGAATTACTGGCCCTGACTGGTAGCCATAATGCAGAGGAGGCATTGAGACAGATCATGCCGTATGCCAACACCATTGCTTTGAAGCTGGGGGAGAAGGGGAGCATAGGTATTAGCGGGGACCAACGTACGGAAGTGCCTGCCTTTAAAACTGCTCAGTTTGTAGATGCCATAGGGGCGGGAGATTCGTTCAACGCAGGTTTTATACATCAATACCTCAAAGGAGCCACGATGGCTGATTGCCTGAAACATGGCAACCTTGCAGGGGCTTTAAATACTACTGCCGCCGGTGGTACCAGGGCTTTTACTGACAGGGCTACACTTGAGGAGCGAATGCAGGCAATATTAAAAAATGGTTCAAAATAG
- a CDS encoding class II fructose-bisphosphate aldolase: MKIKEKLQLFTKQKRGLLATNFYNLETLHGVLKAAQELNEPLILQLTQSSIEYMGLDTAVKLGRAGLRQFGVEGWLHLDHGGSVDLVQRCLDAGFDSVMIDGSELPFEENIKITADVVKRAEQYGAHVEAELGYVAKLGQSHARQGFTQPAEAKQFVEATGVDALAVAIGTAHGFYKKRPELDIELLANIAKVTPATLVLHGGSGVPEDQLQKAISNGICKVNLATEIKNIFMQTLQIELAGNAEIDLRKVFPKATGQITELVKGKLKIMKNSSDVEIVH, from the coding sequence ATGAAAATAAAAGAAAAGCTACAGCTTTTTACAAAACAGAAACGGGGTTTATTGGCTACCAATTTCTATAACCTGGAGACACTTCACGGTGTACTTAAGGCTGCTCAAGAGTTAAATGAACCCTTGATTTTACAACTTACACAAAGTTCAATTGAGTATATGGGGCTTGACACCGCAGTTAAGCTTGGAAGAGCCGGCCTCAGGCAGTTTGGGGTAGAAGGGTGGCTGCATCTGGATCATGGGGGTTCTGTGGATCTGGTGCAGCGGTGCCTTGATGCCGGCTTTGATTCCGTAATGATCGATGGTAGTGAGTTGCCATTCGAAGAAAATATAAAGATCACCGCCGATGTGGTGAAAAGGGCAGAGCAATATGGTGCACACGTGGAGGCTGAACTGGGCTATGTGGCCAAGCTTGGCCAGTCGCATGCCAGGCAGGGCTTTACCCAGCCTGCCGAGGCAAAGCAGTTTGTGGAAGCTACAGGAGTTGATGCTCTGGCAGTGGCCATTGGTACAGCGCACGGATTCTATAAAAAAAGACCGGAGCTCGATATAGAATTGCTCGCCAATATTGCGAAAGTTACACCGGCAACCCTTGTTTTGCACGGAGGTTCAGGTGTGCCGGAAGATCAGCTCCAAAAAGCTATTTCCAATGGCATATGTAAAGTGAACCTGGCCACGGAAATCAAAAATATATTTATGCAAACCCTGCAAATCGAGTTGGCTGGCAATGCAGAGATAGACCTTAGGAAAGTATTCCCTAAAGCCACCGGGCAGATCACTGAGCTAGTGAAAGGTAAATTGAAGATCATGAAAAATTCGTCGGATGTTGAAATCGTTCATTGA
- a CDS encoding amidohydrolase family protein produces the protein MLKSFIDAHVHLNTTSRAKMELALRHNAAFLSINTDIPDFDSIEKQEQIILELQALHPGRVLHITSFDNRYWNTDKWLTHVLRQINGGIDKGAVGVKMWKNIGMDKSLRDENGRFVMMDDERFDPIYKFLIEKNIILIGHQGEPRNCWLPLEEMTVNSDREYFAKHPEYHMYLHTEYPSYDEQMQARNNVLEKHKALKFVGLHLFSMEWNLHEVASLLDRFPNTMTDLAERVCHAQLQARNDHQKVRDFFMRYQDRIIYGTDVIDDGTLSDEELNDRFSDLWQRHWDFFATDKILTAPEFEGEFRGLSLPQEVLCKIFRDNAVNTYGFEKDIFNPLDKVTTK, from the coding sequence ATGTTGAAATCGTTCATTGATGCCCACGTACATTTGAATACTACCTCCAGGGCCAAGATGGAACTGGCGCTCCGGCACAATGCTGCTTTTTTATCTATCAATACAGACATTCCGGATTTTGATAGCATCGAAAAACAGGAGCAGATTATACTTGAGCTTCAGGCACTTCACCCTGGCAGAGTACTCCACATTACCAGTTTCGACAACCGGTACTGGAATACGGATAAGTGGCTTACCCATGTTTTAAGGCAGATTAATGGTGGTATTGACAAAGGAGCTGTTGGTGTTAAAATGTGGAAGAACATCGGCATGGATAAATCACTCAGGGATGAAAACGGCCGGTTTGTGATGATGGATGACGAGCGATTTGATCCGATTTATAAATTTTTGATTGAGAAAAATATAATACTGATCGGTCACCAGGGAGAGCCTCGCAACTGCTGGCTGCCGCTGGAGGAAATGACTGTAAACTCTGACAGAGAGTATTTTGCAAAACATCCTGAGTACCACATGTACCTGCATACTGAATACCCTTCTTATGACGAGCAGATGCAAGCCCGCAATAATGTACTTGAAAAGCACAAAGCGTTAAAATTCGTCGGTCTCCACCTTTTCAGTATGGAATGGAACCTGCACGAAGTGGCCAGCCTGCTGGACAGGTTCCCCAACACCATGACCGACCTTGCTGAGCGTGTGTGCCATGCGCAGTTGCAGGCAAGGAATGATCATCAGAAAGTGCGCGATTTTTTCATGCGCTATCAGGATCGTATCATTTATGGTACGGACGTAATTGATGACGGCACACTATCAGACGAGGAGTTGAATGACAGGTTTAGCGATCTGTGGCAGAGGCATTGGGACTTCTTTGCCACCGATAAGATACTCACGGCACCGGAATTTGAAGGCGAATTTAGGGGGCTTTCCCTGCCTCAGGAGGTACTGTGTAAAATATTCAGAGACAACGCCGTAAACACATACGGTTTTGAAAAAGACATTTTTAACCCATTAGATAAAGTTACCACGAAATGA
- a CDS encoding Gfo/Idh/MocA family protein produces MKDSRRNFLKLTSMAGLGFVGTRLMAFDKQDNTLMKTVSSGERFNMSGFAAPKMDKVRIGFIGLGNRGPGAVKRMSYIEGVEIKALCDLRQEATEKTKQMLNGTKHNPDLYYGKAYSWKELVDRDDIDLVYIVTPWEWHTPMAVYAMEAGKHVAVEVPAAQTMEECWQLVETSEKTRKHCMMLENCCYDFFELLTLNMARQGYFGEIIHGEGAYIHNLVDLNFSKTYYESMWRLKENAYRDGNLYPTHGLGPICQIMNINRGDQMDYLTSLSSNDFTMHQRAVELSQTDSAYSEFAQNKFRGNMNTTMIKTKKGRSMMIQHDVSSPRPYSRIHLVSGTEGFARKWPGPEKVAKGHSWLNEKEFNALEKEYTPEIVKKVGDLAKKVGGHGGMDFIMDWRLIDCLRNGLALDQDVYDAALWSAVGLLSERSVANRAMSIDVPDFTGGRWKTNAPVDISLQGAGTTNVLIK; encoded by the coding sequence ATGAAAGATAGCAGAAGAAACTTTCTCAAGCTTACCTCCATGGCTGGTCTTGGCTTTGTGGGAACCCGGTTAATGGCCTTTGATAAGCAGGACAACACCCTCATGAAAACCGTAAGCTCGGGAGAACGTTTCAATATGTCCGGTTTTGCCGCCCCTAAAATGGATAAGGTAAGGATCGGGTTCATTGGCCTGGGCAACCGTGGGCCGGGAGCCGTTAAAAGGATGAGCTATATAGAAGGTGTGGAGATAAAAGCTCTCTGCGACCTGAGGCAAGAAGCAACTGAGAAAACAAAGCAGATGCTCAATGGCACCAAGCATAACCCTGATCTGTACTACGGAAAGGCCTACTCGTGGAAGGAATTAGTGGATCGTGATGATATCGATCTGGTTTACATTGTTACCCCATGGGAGTGGCACACCCCCATGGCTGTGTATGCCATGGAGGCTGGTAAGCATGTGGCCGTAGAAGTGCCTGCAGCCCAGACCATGGAAGAGTGCTGGCAGTTGGTGGAAACCTCAGAGAAAACGCGGAAACACTGCATGATGCTGGAAAACTGCTGCTATGATTTCTTTGAATTACTTACATTGAATATGGCTCGTCAAGGCTACTTTGGAGAGATCATTCATGGCGAAGGAGCTTACATTCACAACCTGGTAGACCTTAATTTTAGCAAGACCTATTATGAGAGCATGTGGAGGTTGAAAGAGAATGCCTACAGGGACGGTAATCTGTACCCTACCCATGGACTGGGACCCATTTGCCAGATCATGAACATCAACCGCGGTGACCAGATGGATTACCTGACATCACTCTCCAGCAATGATTTCACCATGCATCAAAGGGCTGTGGAGCTGTCACAAACTGATAGTGCATACTCGGAGTTTGCTCAGAATAAGTTCCGGGGTAATATGAATACCACCATGATCAAGACCAAAAAGGGGAGAAGCATGATGATCCAGCATGATGTGAGCTCACCACGGCCATATTCGAGGATTCACCTGGTAAGCGGCACGGAAGGATTTGCCAGAAAATGGCCTGGCCCGGAAAAGGTTGCCAAAGGGCATAGCTGGTTAAATGAAAAAGAATTTAATGCGTTGGAGAAAGAGTATACGCCGGAAATTGTGAAGAAAGTAGGTGACCTCGCCAAAAAGGTAGGCGGGCACGGAGGTATGGACTTCATCATGGACTGGAGACTGATAGATTGCCTCAGAAATGGACTGGCCCTCGATCAGGATGTTTATGATGCTGCCTTATGGAGCGCTGTGGGCCTTCTGAGTGAGAGATCTGTAGCCAATAGGGCCATGTCGATAGATGTACCCGATTTTACCGGAGGCAGGTGGAAGACCAATGCACCGGTTGACATTTCCCTACAGGGAGCAGGCACCACCAATGTACTGATCAAGTAG
- the agaR gene encoding transcriptional repressor AgaR, whose protein sequence is MKDKKGATKKTAERRSKILELLDEKGQVNVNDLSESLGVSEVTIRNDLDRLEQNKLLVRAHGGAFKTSNITLTVTEKKKINLDLKRLIGKKAASLIQEEDSIILDSGTTTFEISNNLGGFSKLTVISNALDIVNNLSNYDNIDVFMPGGYLKEFSMSLVGPMAERNFKQLFCSKLFLGVDAIKPKIGVFTHHMEEAYLNQIMITIADEVIVVADSTKFKKSGLAFICGFNEIDKIITDSNIEREDREFLEKNNIEVIIAE, encoded by the coding sequence ATGAAAGACAAAAAAGGAGCAACAAAAAAGACGGCAGAAAGAAGATCGAAAATACTAGAACTTCTGGATGAGAAGGGACAGGTCAATGTAAATGACCTGAGTGAATCTCTCGGCGTGAGTGAAGTTACTATTCGTAACGATCTGGATAGACTGGAGCAGAACAAGCTTCTTGTGCGGGCACATGGCGGTGCTTTCAAAACCAGCAACATTACCCTTACGGTAACCGAAAAAAAGAAGATAAACCTTGACCTTAAACGCCTCATTGGCAAAAAGGCGGCTTCACTGATACAGGAAGAAGACAGCATTATACTCGACTCAGGCACTACCACCTTCGAGATATCCAACAACCTCGGTGGCTTCTCAAAGCTTACCGTGATCAGCAATGCCCTTGATATTGTCAACAACCTTTCAAATTACGATAATATAGATGTCTTCATGCCCGGCGGCTACCTGAAAGAGTTCTCCATGTCGCTGGTAGGGCCCATGGCAGAAAGAAACTTTAAGCAGCTATTCTGTAGTAAGCTCTTTCTGGGTGTAGATGCCATTAAGCCCAAAATCGGAGTGTTCACCCACCACATGGAGGAGGCCTATCTCAATCAAATCATGATCACCATAGCTGATGAAGTGATCGTAGTGGCAGATTCAACAAAATTTAAAAAATCAGGACTTGCATTTATCTGCGGCTTCAACGAAATCGACAAGATCATTACCGACAGTAACATAGAGCGTGAAGACAGAGAGTTTCTGGAGAAAAACAATATTGAAGTGATCATTGCCGAGTAG
- a CDS encoding nuclear transport factor 2 family protein, giving the protein MNRTKINREDIIEAENKLFSAQLISNVESLDQLLYDDLIAVAPTGQVVTKEMDLTSHKAKTMIIEDASTEINEIKIIDDTALSIVTMTAKGKMMGTPLEGKFRYFRVWKRFGDKLKVIGASFMQLP; this is encoded by the coding sequence ATGAACAGAACTAAAATCAACAGGGAAGACATAATTGAAGCAGAAAACAAACTTTTTTCGGCTCAGCTCATAAGTAATGTGGAGAGTCTTGACCAACTATTGTATGATGACTTGATTGCAGTTGCACCAACAGGGCAAGTTGTAACCAAGGAAATGGACTTGACTTCACATAAAGCAAAAACAATGATTATTGAAGACGCTTCAACAGAAATTAACGAAATTAAAATCATAGACGACACTGCACTTTCAATTGTAACTATGACAGCGAAAGGAAAAATGATGGGAACACCCTTAGAGGGAAAATTCAGATATTTTAGAGTTTGGAAACGCTTTGGCGACAAATTGAAAGTGATTGGCGCAAGTTTTATGCAATTACCGTAG